One Paraburkholderia agricolaris genomic region harbors:
- the dapA gene encoding 4-hydroxy-tetrahydrodipicolinate synthase produces MTNGNQSSTGGVQIRGSIPAIITPMLEDGGLDLPAFRKLIDWHIEEGTNALVVVGTSGESATLSVEEHVLMVKTAVEHTAGRIPVIAGSGGNSTTEAIELTQQAKEVGADATLQVVPYYNKPTQEGIYRHFAKIAETVDLPVILYNVPGRTVADMSNETILRCAQVPGIIGVKEATGNIDRAAHLIKSAPAHFGIYSGDDPTAIALMLLGGHGNISVTANVAPRAMSELCKAALAADAKTAREIHLKLLSLHKNLFIESNPIPAKWALQQLGRVQGGIRLPLTPLDAQYHEVVRGALREAGLLG; encoded by the coding sequence ATGACTAACGGCAATCAAAGCAGCACTGGCGGCGTTCAGATTCGCGGCAGCATTCCTGCCATCATTACCCCGATGCTCGAAGACGGCGGTCTCGATCTGCCGGCGTTTCGCAAACTGATCGACTGGCATATCGAAGAGGGCACGAACGCGCTGGTCGTGGTCGGCACGAGCGGCGAGTCGGCCACGCTGTCGGTCGAGGAACACGTGCTGATGGTCAAAACCGCAGTCGAGCATACGGCGGGCCGGATTCCGGTGATCGCGGGCTCGGGCGGCAACTCCACTACGGAAGCCATCGAACTCACGCAGCAGGCCAAGGAAGTCGGCGCGGACGCCACTTTGCAGGTCGTTCCGTACTACAACAAGCCGACTCAGGAAGGCATCTATCGCCACTTCGCGAAGATTGCCGAAACCGTCGATCTGCCGGTGATCCTGTACAACGTGCCGGGCCGTACGGTCGCGGACATGAGCAACGAAACGATTCTGCGTTGCGCGCAGGTGCCGGGCATCATCGGTGTGAAGGAAGCGACCGGCAACATCGATCGCGCCGCGCACCTGATCAAGTCGGCGCCGGCCCATTTCGGCATCTACAGCGGTGACGACCCCACGGCAATCGCGCTGATGCTGCTTGGCGGCCACGGTAATATTTCGGTCACCGCGAACGTCGCGCCGCGCGCGATGAGCGAGCTGTGCAAAGCCGCGCTGGCCGCGGACGCAAAGACTGCCCGCGAGATTCATTTGAAACTCCTGTCGCTGCATAAGAACCTGTTCATCGAATCGAACCCGATTCCTGCGAAATGGGCGTTGCAGCAACTGGGTCGTGTGCAGGGCGGAATCCGCCTGCCGCTTACGCCGCTCGACGCGCAATACCACGAAGTGGTGCGCGGCGCGTTGCGCGAAGCGGGTCTGCTGGGCTAA
- a CDS encoding Bax inhibitor-1/YccA family protein: MNDHPYSFGRNGAVSTVETRNRVLRNTYWLLALSMIPTVLGAWVGLTTGFSLFAATSPAMSMLAFFAIAFGFMFAIQKTKDSAVGVFVLLGFTFFMGLMLSRILSFVLGFSNGPSLIMLAFGGTGVIFASMATIATVSKRDFSGLGKWLFMGVIVLLLASVANVFLHLPALMLTVSVLAIVIFSAYMLFDVQRVVNGGETNYITATLAIYLDLYNVFVNLLALLGIFGGNRN, translated from the coding sequence ATGAACGATCATCCGTATAGCTTTGGCCGCAATGGCGCGGTCAGCACGGTCGAGACCCGCAACCGCGTACTACGGAACACCTACTGGCTGCTAGCGCTGTCCATGATTCCGACCGTGCTCGGCGCGTGGGTAGGCCTGACCACTGGCTTTTCGCTGTTCGCCGCCACCAGCCCTGCCATGAGCATGCTGGCGTTCTTCGCGATCGCCTTCGGCTTCATGTTCGCGATCCAGAAGACCAAAGACAGCGCAGTCGGCGTGTTCGTGCTGCTCGGTTTCACGTTCTTCATGGGCCTGATGCTCTCCCGCATCCTGAGCTTCGTGCTCGGTTTTTCGAACGGCCCGTCGCTGATCATGCTCGCGTTTGGTGGCACTGGTGTGATCTTCGCCTCCATGGCAACGATCGCCACCGTCAGCAAGCGTGACTTCTCGGGTCTCGGCAAGTGGCTGTTCATGGGCGTGATCGTGCTGCTGCTGGCTTCGGTCGCGAACGTGTTCCTGCACCTGCCGGCGTTGATGCTGACCGTCTCGGTGCTGGCCATCGTGATCTTCTCGGCCTACATGCTGTTCGACGTGCAGCGCGTCGTGAACGGCGGCGAAACGAACTACATCACCGCCACGCTCGCGATCTATCTGGACCTGTACAACGTGTTCGTCAACCTGCTCGCGCTGCTCGGCATCTTCGGCGGCAACCGCAACTAA
- a CDS encoding alpha/beta fold hydrolase yields the protein MNTSRSEFVAVRGIRLHVRRWGNPDAPMLFMLHGWMDVAASFQFVVDALGGDWQVIAPDMRGFGLSDWPVAERGGGNYWIQDYLADLDALLDHYAPTGEVNLVGHSMGANIACLYAGVRPERVRRVVDLEGFGLAPSHSAQAPKRLRNWLDELRDPPQLKRYASLDEVAGRLIKTNPRLALPRAQFLAQHWSKPDGEGRFMLLADPAHKLRGPTLYRLDEVMAVWRKVAAKVLHVEAANSPTLAQIAGETPLDEFKARFQAFPNWREKIIDEAGHMVHHDQPEQVAALIEGFCA from the coding sequence ATGAATACCTCCAGGTCTGAATTCGTCGCCGTGCGCGGCATCCGTCTGCACGTGCGGCGCTGGGGCAACCCCGATGCGCCGATGCTGTTCATGCTGCACGGCTGGATGGACGTGGCGGCATCGTTCCAGTTCGTCGTCGACGCGTTGGGCGGCGACTGGCAGGTGATCGCGCCCGATATGCGCGGCTTCGGCCTGTCGGACTGGCCGGTCGCCGAGCGCGGCGGCGGCAACTACTGGATTCAGGACTACCTGGCCGATCTCGACGCGCTGCTCGACCACTATGCACCGACCGGCGAAGTCAATCTGGTCGGCCACAGCATGGGCGCGAACATCGCCTGCCTGTATGCCGGCGTGCGGCCGGAGCGGGTGCGGCGCGTGGTCGATCTGGAGGGCTTCGGTCTGGCGCCTTCGCACTCGGCGCAGGCGCCCAAACGTCTGCGCAACTGGCTCGACGAATTGCGCGATCCGCCGCAACTGAAGCGCTACGCGTCGCTGGACGAGGTCGCGGGGCGCCTGATCAAGACCAATCCGCGCCTCGCCTTGCCGCGCGCGCAGTTCCTCGCGCAGCATTGGTCCAAGCCGGACGGAGAAGGGCGCTTCATGCTGCTCGCCGATCCGGCGCACAAACTGCGCGGACCGACGCTGTACCGCCTCGACGAAGTGATGGCGGTGTGGCGCAAGGTCGCCGCCAAGGTGCTGCACGTGGAGGCGGCGAATTCGCCCACGCTTGCCCAGATCGCCGGCGAGACTCCACTCGACGAATTCAAGGCGCGTTTCCAGGCGTTTCCGAACTGGCGCGAAAAGATCATCGACGAAGCCGGACACATGGTGCATCACGATCAGCCGGAGCAGGTGGCCGCATTGATCGAGGGTTTCTGCGCCTGA
- a CDS encoding 3',5'-nucleoside bisphosphate phosphatase: protein MNADLHCHSTVSDGQFAPADVARRAHAGGVTLWALTDHDELGGQHEARSAAEALDMAYVSGVEISVTWASRTVHIVGLGIDPTSSILIDGLARTRNGRAARAEAIGEQLATLGIPDAYQGALKYVSNPDMISRTHFARFMVESGYASSTQDVFNRYLGDGKPGYVSHRWAKLADAVGWIQAAGGEAIVAHPGRYAYSPVEFDAFFAEFIDLGGKAIEVVTGSHTPDQYREYADVARRYGFEASRGSDFHAPGEGRIDLGTLPQLPSDLKPVWERWL from the coding sequence ATGAACGCCGACCTCCATTGTCACTCCACCGTTTCCGATGGCCAGTTCGCCCCGGCCGATGTCGCGCGCCGCGCGCACGCGGGCGGCGTGACGCTGTGGGCGCTGACCGATCACGACGAGCTGGGCGGCCAGCACGAAGCGCGCAGCGCCGCCGAGGCGCTCGACATGGCTTACGTGAGTGGCGTGGAAATCTCGGTGACATGGGCTTCGCGCACGGTGCACATTGTCGGGCTCGGCATCGATCCAACCAGTTCGATCCTGATCGACGGCCTCGCGCGCACCCGCAACGGCCGCGCGGCGCGCGCCGAAGCAATCGGCGAACAGCTGGCCACGCTCGGTATTCCCGACGCCTATCAGGGCGCGCTCAAATACGTATCGAATCCGGACATGATCTCGCGCACGCACTTCGCGCGTTTCATGGTCGAAAGCGGCTACGCCAGCTCGACGCAGGACGTGTTCAATCGCTATCTCGGCGACGGCAAGCCCGGCTATGTGTCACATCGGTGGGCGAAACTGGCGGACGCGGTTGGCTGGATTCAGGCGGCCGGCGGCGAGGCGATCGTCGCGCACCCGGGTCGCTACGCATACTCGCCGGTGGAGTTCGACGCGTTTTTCGCTGAATTCATCGACCTCGGCGGCAAAGCCATCGAAGTGGTGACGGGCAGCCACACGCCGGATCAGTACCGCGAATATGCGGACGTCGCGCGCCGTTATGGCTTCGAAGCCTCGCGCGGTTCCGACTTCCATGCACCCGGCGAGGGCCGCATCGATCTCGGTACGCTGCCGCAACTGCCTTCCGATCTCAAGCCTGTCTGGGAACGCTGGTTGTGA
- a CDS encoding L-threonylcarbamoyladenylate synthase: MSQYFRLHPDNPQPRLVKQAVQIINDGGVVALPTDSSYALACHLDDKDAVERLRRIRGLDEKALLSLLVRDLSELANFAMVDNRQFRLIKSVTPGPYVFVLQATKEVPRRLSHPSRKTIGLRVPEHAITLAILEELGQPLIGSTLIMPDETQPLNDPEEIRERLEKQLDLVIDGGPCVCEPSTVIDLSGAEPVLVRAGRGSLAPFGLEETA; this comes from the coding sequence ATGTCCCAATACTTTCGGCTTCATCCGGATAACCCGCAGCCGCGCCTCGTCAAGCAGGCCGTGCAGATCATCAACGATGGCGGCGTCGTCGCATTGCCGACCGATTCGAGCTACGCGCTCGCCTGTCATCTCGACGACAAGGATGCGGTCGAGCGTTTGCGGCGGATTCGCGGGCTCGACGAGAAAGCGCTGCTGTCGCTGCTGGTGCGCGATCTGTCGGAGCTGGCGAACTTCGCGATGGTCGATAACCGCCAGTTTCGTTTGATCAAATCGGTCACGCCAGGCCCCTATGTGTTTGTCTTGCAGGCCACCAAGGAGGTGCCACGGCGCCTGTCGCATCCGTCGCGCAAGACGATCGGCCTGCGGGTACCTGAGCACGCCATCACACTTGCGATTCTCGAAGAGCTGGGTCAGCCACTGATTGGCTCCACGCTGATCATGCCGGACGAAACCCAGCCGCTGAACGATCCGGAAGAGATTCGCGAGCGGCTCGAGAAACAGCTGGACCTGGTGATCGACGGCGGCCCCTGCGTGTGCGAACCGTCCACCGTGATCGATCTGAGCGGCGCTGAGCCGGTGCTGGTGCGGGCAGGGCGCGGTTCTCTCGCGCCGTTCGGTCTCGAAGAGACGGCATAA
- a CDS encoding class I SAM-dependent methyltransferase: MSTPVTMLDGSSHGNGEPSRWVRHWAHLVAAGGAVLDVASGAGRHARFFAGLGHPVTALDRDAAALDLMRDEALVTTLVADLEGAAWPLPSGAKFAAIVVTNYLHRPLFPQLLRSLAPGGVLVYETFAQGNESVGKPSNPAFLLAPGELFDVVRGHLRVVAFEDGFLAQPRPAYVQRICAIMEADRSAGRTEAVPPPCYELAG; this comes from the coding sequence ATGAGCACGCCCGTGACCATGCTGGACGGTTCCTCGCACGGAAACGGCGAACCGTCGCGCTGGGTGCGTCACTGGGCGCATCTGGTCGCGGCTGGCGGCGCGGTGCTCGACGTGGCGTCGGGAGCAGGGCGGCATGCGCGCTTCTTTGCCGGGCTGGGCCATCCGGTGACCGCGCTTGACCGGGACGCGGCCGCGCTGGACCTGATGCGCGACGAAGCACTTGTCACCACCCTCGTTGCCGACCTTGAAGGCGCCGCGTGGCCGTTGCCCTCCGGCGCGAAGTTTGCCGCGATCGTGGTCACGAACTACCTGCACCGGCCGCTGTTTCCGCAGCTGTTGCGTTCGCTCGCGCCCGGCGGCGTGCTGGTTTACGAGACCTTTGCGCAAGGCAACGAAAGCGTCGGCAAACCGTCTAATCCGGCGTTTTTGCTCGCGCCCGGCGAGTTGTTCGACGTGGTGCGAGGCCATCTCCGGGTGGTCGCATTTGAAGACGGATTTCTCGCGCAGCCGCGTCCGGCTTACGTCCAGCGGATATGCGCAATCATGGAGGCGGATCGTTCAGCCGGCCGCACAGAGGCGGTGCCCCCGCCTTGTTACGAGCTGGCTGGCTAA
- the bamC gene encoding outer membrane protein assembly factor BamC, whose product MKRSALSLHATRMAALALALVTLAGCDTLNDWFASDRVNYKGAGSAPPLAVPGDLTTTPTDQRYVAPPANLALGGSPQRAVTAAGNATEGLPSAQDPLGMHIERDGDRRWLVVDGRTPEQLWPQLQEFWQENGFALKTDAPATGIMTTDWAENRANIPDDWFRRTVGKVIDFAYSSGTRDSFRTLVSRGPADTTDISITHSAMEEMLTGQDKTSSRWEERPRDPALEALFLTKLMQKFGLTEAQSKQLLTDARPATAPATIDQSAGVSTLDLQESFDRAWLRVGLALDRTNFTVDNRDRAKGIYYVRYADSMQELKKEGLFGKLFYSGNSSKKPGQEFLVNVRAKGDAVTQVAVLDANGQVDNSSDAQRIVTLLHAQLN is encoded by the coding sequence ATGAAACGTTCCGCACTTTCCCTCCACGCAACCCGCATGGCGGCGCTGGCGCTTGCTCTCGTAACGCTCGCCGGCTGTGACACGCTGAACGACTGGTTCGCCTCCGACCGCGTCAACTACAAGGGCGCGGGCAGCGCGCCGCCGCTCGCTGTTCCGGGCGATCTGACCACCACACCGACCGATCAGCGCTACGTGGCGCCGCCGGCCAATCTGGCGCTGGGCGGCTCGCCGCAACGCGCGGTCACGGCAGCGGGCAATGCGACGGAAGGCCTGCCGAGTGCGCAAGACCCGTTGGGCATGCACATCGAGCGTGACGGCGATCGCCGCTGGCTGGTCGTCGACGGCCGCACGCCTGAACAACTGTGGCCGCAATTGCAGGAGTTCTGGCAGGAGAATGGCTTCGCGCTGAAAACCGATGCGCCGGCCACCGGCATCATGACGACCGACTGGGCCGAAAACCGCGCCAATATTCCGGACGACTGGTTCCGTCGGACGGTCGGCAAGGTGATTGACTTTGCTTACTCGTCGGGTACCCGTGACAGCTTCCGCACGCTCGTGTCGCGCGGTCCGGCTGACACCACCGACATCTCCATCACGCATAGCGCGATGGAAGAAATGCTGACGGGCCAGGACAAGACGTCGTCGCGCTGGGAAGAGCGTCCGCGCGATCCGGCGCTGGAAGCACTGTTCCTGACCAAGCTGATGCAGAAGTTCGGCCTGACCGAAGCGCAGTCGAAGCAGCTCCTGACTGACGCCCGCCCGGCCACTGCGCCGGCCACGATCGACCAGAGCGCGGGCGTATCGACGCTCGACCTGCAGGAATCGTTCGATCGCGCATGGCTGCGCGTGGGCCTTGCGCTCGACCGCACCAACTTTACCGTCGACAACCGTGATCGCGCGAAAGGTATCTACTACGTGCGTTACGCCGACTCGATGCAGGAGCTGAAGAAGGAAGGGCTCTTCGGCAAGCTGTTCTACAGCGGCAATTCGTCGAAGAAGCCGGGCCAGGAGTTCCTCGTCAATGTCCGCGCGAAGGGCGACGCCGTGACGCAGGTGGCGGTGCTGGATGCGAACGGGCAGGTGGATAACTCGTCCGACGCGCAGCGCATCGTGACGCTGCTGCACGCGCAACTGAACTAG
- a CDS encoding MBL fold metallo-hydrolase has protein sequence MRFASLGSGSEGNALLVEAQNGATTTRVLLDCGFSAKEVERRLARLGAGVEGLDAILITHEHSDHIGSALTLARKWSIPLYMSWGTARAVGADEADVDLQVLWGDEAVAIGDLSVLPYTVPHDAREPLQYVLSNGASRLGVLTDVGTSTPHISAVLSGCDALVLECNHDVRMLAGSRYPQSLKARIGGNHGHLNNEAAAEILASLDRSRLRYLVAAHLSQQNNSPELAQAAMAGVLGAAPTEVIVASQDEGFAWLSL, from the coding sequence GTGCGCTTCGCCAGTCTCGGCAGCGGCAGCGAAGGCAATGCCTTGCTGGTGGAAGCGCAGAACGGCGCGACCACCACACGGGTTCTGCTTGATTGCGGCTTTTCAGCCAAGGAAGTCGAGCGGCGGTTGGCGCGGCTCGGCGCGGGCGTCGAAGGTCTCGACGCCATTCTGATTACACATGAGCATAGCGACCACATTGGCAGCGCGCTGACGCTGGCGCGCAAGTGGTCGATCCCGCTGTACATGAGCTGGGGCACCGCCCGCGCGGTGGGTGCCGACGAAGCCGATGTCGACCTGCAGGTGTTGTGGGGCGACGAAGCGGTGGCAATCGGCGACCTCAGCGTTCTCCCCTACACCGTTCCTCACGACGCCCGCGAGCCGCTGCAATACGTGCTCTCCAATGGCGCGAGCCGGCTTGGCGTGCTGACCGACGTCGGCACCTCCACGCCGCACATCAGCGCGGTGCTGAGCGGTTGCGACGCGCTGGTGCTCGAGTGCAATCACGATGTGCGGATGCTGGCGGGCAGCCGGTATCCACAATCGCTGAAGGCGCGCATTGGCGGCAATCATGGGCATCTGAACAATGAGGCGGCGGCTGAAATCCTGGCCTCGCTCGACCGCTCGCGCTTGCGCTATCTGGTGGCCGCGCATCTGAGCCAGCAGAACAATTCGCCGGAACTGGCGCAGGCTGCCATGGCGGGTGTGCTAGGCGCCGCGCCGACCGAAGTAATCGTTGCTTCTCAGGATGAAGGCTTCGCGTGGCTGAGCTTGTGA
- a CDS encoding site-2 protease family protein, translated as MDSSLIQTIAVYALPVIFAITLHEAAHGYVARWLGDNTAYVLGRVSLNPMRHIDPLGTIAIPLLLYFATSGAFMFGYAKPVPVAFGNLRNPRWGSLWVAAAGPACNFVQALVWGLVGVAFAVTGVDEPFFTRMAAAGVGVNLVLGVLNLFPLPPLDGGRVLMALLPPRQSIALSRLEPYGFFIVMALVMTGTLTRYWLSPLVTLGYGAITAILTPLVSLF; from the coding sequence ATGGATTCTTCCCTGATACAGACCATTGCGGTTTACGCGTTGCCGGTGATTTTCGCGATCACGTTGCATGAAGCCGCGCATGGCTACGTCGCGCGCTGGCTCGGCGACAATACCGCGTACGTGCTCGGCCGCGTCTCCCTCAATCCGATGCGGCATATCGATCCGCTCGGCACGATCGCGATTCCCTTGCTGTTGTACTTCGCCACCAGCGGTGCGTTCATGTTCGGTTACGCGAAGCCCGTGCCGGTCGCCTTCGGCAATCTGCGCAATCCGCGTTGGGGTAGTCTGTGGGTCGCGGCCGCCGGACCGGCCTGCAATTTCGTGCAGGCGCTGGTGTGGGGCCTGGTCGGCGTCGCGTTTGCTGTAACGGGCGTCGACGAACCTTTCTTCACACGTATGGCGGCAGCCGGCGTCGGCGTGAACCTCGTGCTTGGCGTACTCAATCTGTTCCCGTTGCCCCCGCTCGACGGCGGCCGCGTGCTGATGGCGCTGTTGCCGCCACGGCAATCGATCGCGCTGTCGCGCCTCGAGCCGTACGGTTTTTTCATCGTGATGGCGCTGGTCATGACGGGCACGCTCACGCGTTATTGGCTCAGCCCGCTCGTCACGCTCGGCTATGGTGCGATCACCGCAATTCTGACTCCACTTGTTTCGCTTTTCTAA
- a CDS encoding tryptophan--tRNA ligase, translating to MFPDRIFSGMRPTGSLHLGHYHGVLKNWVRLQSEYPCFFCVVDWHALTTHYETPEVIEKNVWDVLIDWLASGIDPAQATLFIQSKVPEHAELALLLGMSTPLGWLERVPTYKEQQEKLKDKDLSTYGFLGYPVLMAADILLYRGSLVPVGEDQVPHVEMTREIARRFNYLYGREPGFEEKANEAAKKLGGKRAKLYHELRNAYQQEGDDEALEQARAMLQESQSLSMSDRERLFGYLEGSRKIILVEPQAMLTEASRMPGLDGQKMSKSYGNTIGLREDAETITKKVRTMPTDPARVRRTDPGDPDKCPVWQLHQVYTDEATHEWVQKGCRTAGIGCLECKQPVIEGILREQQPMLERAQKYMDDPSLLRAIVADGCDKARKYASETMRDVREAMGLSYN from the coding sequence ATGTTCCCAGACCGTATCTTCTCCGGCATGCGGCCCACCGGGTCGCTGCACCTCGGCCACTATCACGGCGTGCTGAAAAACTGGGTGCGGCTGCAGTCCGAATACCCGTGCTTCTTTTGTGTGGTCGATTGGCACGCGCTGACGACGCACTACGAAACGCCCGAAGTGATCGAAAAGAACGTCTGGGACGTGCTGATCGACTGGCTCGCCTCCGGCATCGATCCGGCGCAGGCCACGCTCTTCATCCAGAGCAAGGTGCCCGAGCATGCGGAGCTGGCATTGCTGCTCGGCATGAGCACGCCGCTCGGCTGGCTCGAACGTGTGCCGACTTACAAGGAGCAGCAGGAGAAGCTGAAGGACAAGGATCTGTCCACCTACGGCTTCCTCGGCTATCCGGTGCTGATGGCGGCGGATATTCTGCTGTATCGCGGCTCGCTCGTGCCGGTCGGCGAAGACCAGGTGCCGCACGTCGAAATGACGCGCGAAATTGCGCGCCGCTTCAACTATCTGTATGGCCGCGAGCCGGGCTTCGAAGAGAAGGCCAATGAAGCCGCGAAGAAGTTGGGCGGCAAGCGCGCCAAGCTTTATCACGAGCTGCGCAACGCCTATCAGCAGGAAGGCGACGACGAGGCACTCGAACAGGCGCGGGCAATGCTGCAGGAATCGCAGAGCCTGTCGATGAGCGATCGCGAACGTCTGTTCGGCTACCTCGAAGGCTCGCGCAAGATCATTCTGGTCGAGCCGCAAGCCATGCTGACCGAGGCGTCGCGTATGCCGGGTCTGGACGGCCAGAAGATGTCGAAGTCGTACGGCAACACGATCGGCTTGCGCGAAGACGCGGAAACGATCACCAAGAAGGTCCGCACCATGCCGACCGATCCGGCTCGCGTGCGCCGCACCGATCCGGGCGATCCGGACAAGTGCCCGGTGTGGCAACTGCATCAGGTCTACACGGACGAAGCCACGCACGAGTGGGTGCAGAAGGGCTGCCGAACGGCAGGAATTGGCTGCCTCGAGTGCAAGCAGCCGGTGATCGAAGGCATTCTGCGCGAACAGCAGCCGATGCTGGAGCGCGCGCAGAAGTACATGGACGATCCGTCGCTGTTGCGCGCGATCGTCGCCGACGGCTGCGACAAGGCTCGCAAGTACGCGTCGGAAACGATGCGCGACGTGCGCGAGGCAATGGGCCTCTCGTACAACTGA